From Mus pahari chromosome 20, PAHARI_EIJ_v1.1, whole genome shotgun sequence, the proteins below share one genomic window:
- the Ctu2 gene encoding cytoplasmic tRNA 2-thiolation protein 2, with the protein MCQAGEDYAGPAQREPPPVPRPSREQKCVKCAEGLPVVVIRAGDAFCRDCFKAFYVHKFRAMLGKNRVIFPGEKVLLSWSGGPSSSSMVWQVLEGLSQDSAKRLRFVPGVIYVDEGAACGQSSEDREKTVAEVKRVLESTGFPWHVVALEEVFSLPPSVLCCASREPAGTEEAYKAAVDSFLQQQHVLGAEACASPAQGEAQLHPSHSQDPPGTSGYPTVAQTEALSRLFNSIKTLTAKEELLQILRTHLTVHVARAHGYCKVMTGETCTRLAIKLMTNLALGRGAFLAWDTGFSDERHGDVVLVRPMRDHTLKEVAFYNHLFGVPSVFTPAIDTKAPEKASIHRLMEAFILRLQTLFPSTVSTVYRTSEKLVKAPREGCAAGPSGPSGPSCLLCMCALDIDSADSATAFGAQSSSHLPQMLTAKAGVPTQPCCGAGEGQAQSCHRAVGKRGDARACITEQLCYSCRVNMKDLPSLDPLPPYVLAEAQLRSQRSMVSEEIQDYLITDEGEDRAESCGAMKQEGEDKGIGL; encoded by the exons TGTGTGAAGTGCGCAGAAGGCCTGCCGGTGGTGGTGATACGAGCGGGAGATGCCTTCTGCAG GGATTGTTTCAAGGCATTCTATGTCCACAAATTCAGAGCCATGCTTGGGAAGAACCGGGTCATCTTTCCTGGGGAGAAG GTGCTCCTGTCCTGGTCTGGGGGACCTTCATCCAGCTCCATGGTCTGGCAAGTTCTTGAG GGCCTGAGTCAGGATTCTGCAAAGCGGCTGCGCTTTGTGCCAGGAGTCATCTATGTTGATG AGGGCGCAGCCTGTGGCCAGAGCTCCGAGGACAGAGAGAAGACGGTGGCTGAGGTGAAGCGGGTCCTGGAGAGCACTGGTTTCCCATGGCATGTGGTTGCCTTAGAAGAG GTGTTCAGCTTGCCCCCGTCAGTGCTGTGCTGCGCTTCCCGGGAGCCAGCAGGGACAGAGGAGGCCTACAAGGCAGCCGTGGACAGCTTCCTGCAGCAGCAGCATGTGCTGGGCGCTGAGGCCTGTGCCAGCCCAGCTCAGGGAGAGGCTCAGCTGCATCCATCCCACAGCCAGGACCCCCCAGGCACATCCGGGTACCCCACAGTTGCTCAGACTGAGGCCTTGTCTAGGTTGTTCAACTCCATAAAGACACTGACAGCCAAAGAGGAGCTTCTGCAGATCCTGAG GACCCATCTGACTGTGCACGTAGCCCGAGCCCATGGCTACTGCAAGGTGATGACAGGCGAGACCTGCACCCGCCTGGCCATCAAGCTTATGACCAACCTGGCCCTGGGGAGAGGCGCCTTCCTCGCCTGGGACACG GGCTTCTCAGATGAGCGACACGGGGATGTGGTGTTGGTGAGGCCCATGCGGGACCACACGCTGAAGGAAGTGGCCTTCTACAACCACCTGTTTGGAGTCCCCTCGGTCTTCACACCAGCCATCGATACCAAG GCTCCAGAAAAGGCTAGCATCCACCGGCTGATGGAGGCCTTTATCCTGAGGCTCCAGACTCTGTTCCCATCTACTGTCAGCAccgtgtacag GACGAGTGAGAAGTTGGTCAAAGCTCCCCGGGAGGGCTGTGCCGCCGGCCCCTCAGGCCCCTCAGGCCCCAGCTGCctcctgtgcatgtgtgccctgGACATTGACTCTGCTG ACAGTGCCACGGCCTTTGGGGCTCAGTCCTCCTCACACCTCCCCCAGATGCTGACTGCCAAGGCTGGGGTGCCTACCCAGCCCTGCTGCGGTGCAGGGGAGGGGCAGGCCCAGAGCTGCCATAGGGCAGTCGGCAAGAG GGGGGATGCACGGGCCTGCATCACAGAGCAGTTATGTTACAGCTGCCGAGTGAACATGAAGGACCTG CCCTCCTTGGACCCGTTGCCACCCTACGTCCTGGCTGAGGCTCAGCTCCGCAGCCAGAG GAGCATGGTCTCTGAGGAAATCCAGGACTATCTGATTACAGATGAGGGGGAAGACAGAGCTGAGTCGTGCGGAGCCATGAAGCAGGAAGGCGAGGACAAAGGGATTGGTCTGTGA